One genomic window of Pseudomonas chlororaphis subsp. piscium includes the following:
- a CDS encoding phosphoribosylanthranilate isomerase: MSAVRSKICGITRIEDALAAVEAGADAIGLVFYAKSPRAVNVQQARAIIAALPPFVTTVGLFVNASRCELGEILDAVPLDLLQFHGDETPADCEGYHRPYIKALRVKAGDDIAGGCAVYARASGILLDTYVEGVPGGTGEAFDWSLVPQGLSKPIILAGGLTAENVGQAIAQVRPYAVDVSGGVEQSKGIKDHAKIRAFMQAVRGSC; this comes from the coding sequence ATGTCAGCCGTTCGCAGCAAAATTTGTGGGATTACCCGCATTGAGGATGCGTTGGCGGCGGTCGAGGCCGGGGCCGATGCCATCGGGCTGGTGTTCTACGCCAAGAGCCCGCGGGCGGTGAACGTCCAGCAGGCGCGAGCGATCATTGCCGCGTTGCCGCCGTTCGTGACCACCGTGGGCCTGTTCGTCAATGCCAGCCGCTGTGAGCTGGGCGAGATCCTCGACGCGGTGCCGCTGGACCTGCTGCAGTTTCACGGCGATGAAACACCGGCGGACTGCGAGGGCTATCACCGGCCCTACATCAAGGCGTTGCGAGTCAAGGCCGGCGACGATATTGCCGGCGGTTGCGCGGTTTATGCGCGGGCCAGCGGCATCCTGCTCGATACCTATGTCGAGGGCGTGCCGGGTGGAACCGGCGAAGCCTTCGATTGGTCACTAGTACCGCAAGGCTTGAGCAAGCCGATCATCCTTGCCGGTGGCTTGACTGCCGAGAATGTCGGCCAGGCGATAGCACAGGTTCGCCCGTACGCGGTGGATGTCAGCGGTGGGGTGGAGCAGAGCAAGGGCATCAAGGATCACGCAAAGATTCGCGCATTTATGCAGGCCGTTCGCGGCAGCTGTTAG
- a CDS encoding CvpA family protein, whose amino-acid sequence MPFTWVDWAIVAIIAISALISLSRGFVKEALSLLTWIVAGVVAWMFGGSLSEYLSGYIETPSARVIAGCAIMFVATLIVGAMINYLIGELVRVTGLSGTDRFLGMAFGATRGALLVVVAVGLLSLGPVQQDSWWQQSRLVPQFLLVADWSKNLILGWSSQWLASGISVPAEIPFKEQLLPAKTPQ is encoded by the coding sequence GTGCCATTTACCTGGGTTGACTGGGCGATCGTTGCAATCATCGCCATCTCCGCTTTGATCAGTTTGAGCCGCGGCTTCGTCAAAGAAGCGCTGTCGCTGCTTACCTGGATCGTCGCAGGAGTCGTTGCCTGGATGTTTGGTGGCTCTCTGTCCGAATACCTCAGCGGATACATCGAGACTCCCTCGGCTCGCGTGATCGCGGGCTGTGCCATCATGTTTGTCGCCACTTTAATCGTGGGCGCAATGATCAATTATCTTATCGGCGAATTGGTTCGCGTCACCGGGCTATCCGGGACCGATCGATTTCTGGGCATGGCCTTCGGCGCGACGCGTGGCGCGTTGCTGGTGGTCGTGGCAGTCGGGCTGTTGAGCCTGGGACCGGTACAACAGGATTCCTGGTGGCAGCAGTCGCGACTGGTGCCACAATTTCTATTGGTTGCAGACTGGTCAAAAAACCTCATATTGGGGTGGAGCAGTCAGTGGCTGGCCAGCGGTATCAGCGTACCCGCTGAAATACCGTTCAAGGAACAACTCTTACCGGCCAAAACGCCTCAGTAA
- a CDS encoding FimV/HubP family polar landmark protein, which translates to MVQVRKLVLAIAAASALSSGMAQALGLGELTLKSTLNQPLVAEIELLDVKDLTAAEVVPSLASPEDFAKAGVDRQAFLNDLSFTPVLNASGKSVLRVTSSQPLSEPMVKFLVQVMWPNGRLLRDYSVLLDPSKFSPQTAEAAAQSAAPAPAVAAPVTGAGKPTQYTTSARDTLWEIAAKARNGGSVQQTMLAIQALNPDAFIDGNINRLKTGQVLRLPDAVQSTSLPQPQAIAEVAAQNTAWRQGRRLAPRGAQQQLDGTRRAGADKVPAQGAVKDSLSLVSAESGKARGKGAAGDSQALSNKLAVTQESLDAARRDNAELKSRMTDLQSQLDKLQRLIELKNDQLAKLQAEGAGAVAPAQPTAAMPAQLAEQPATPAAPVTDPAAAPGETPAEAAPAQAQTPASDEDKFNDLLTNPILLGLAGGGAILVLLLLLLLARRRKAQLEAEKHLRMARALSEEAELSKDLDLPESSFEGLEVPPPSVKLAPAPAPAPAPAPVVAPVVAAAPVAAAVEHPADVLDQAQSHINGGRLNQAAAILEEAVKLEPQRSELRLKLMEVYGHQGDRSAFVAEERQLVANGKNHAEVEQLKSRFPAMAAVAAAGLGAAAAAAALDAQYVKELLLDEPQEPTPAPAVDDLDTDFDLSLDDLEAASPASLAAPAAPAQVEPELDEFPLDDDLSFESVLQQQTEAKESLDDLSDFDLDLGEDLPAAAQADEDFLLSLDDDLKDLPAVEVPTVTEAALDDLELPADFDLSLADEMDAQPAAKDAFASELDDVNAELDRLSQSLEQPALAEPTFTAEDAAGSADEGDFDFLSGADEVATKLDLAQAYIDMGDNDGARDILGEVISEGNDGQKSEAKEMLARLV; encoded by the coding sequence ATGGTTCAAGTTCGCAAACTGGTGTTAGCAATAGCGGCCGCATCGGCGCTGTCCTCCGGTATGGCGCAGGCGCTTGGGCTCGGGGAGCTGACCCTGAAGTCGACTCTGAACCAGCCACTGGTTGCAGAAATCGAGTTGCTGGACGTCAAGGATCTCACCGCCGCCGAGGTGGTGCCGAGCCTGGCCTCGCCTGAAGATTTCGCCAAGGCGGGCGTCGATCGCCAGGCCTTTCTCAATGACCTGAGCTTTACCCCTGTGCTCAATGCCAGCGGCAAGAGTGTGCTGCGGGTCACTTCGAGCCAGCCGCTCTCCGAGCCGATGGTCAAGTTCCTGGTGCAGGTGATGTGGCCCAATGGTCGCCTGCTGCGCGACTACAGCGTGCTGCTCGATCCTTCCAAGTTTTCCCCGCAAACCGCTGAAGCGGCCGCGCAATCCGCGGCGCCGGCTCCAGCGGTTGCCGCGCCGGTCACCGGCGCCGGCAAGCCTACCCAATACACCACCTCGGCCCGCGACACCCTCTGGGAAATCGCAGCCAAGGCCCGCAATGGCGGTTCGGTCCAGCAAACCATGCTGGCCATCCAGGCGCTGAATCCAGATGCCTTTATCGATGGCAACATCAACCGGCTGAAAACCGGGCAGGTATTGCGCCTGCCCGATGCCGTGCAGAGCACCAGCCTGCCGCAGCCGCAAGCGATCGCCGAGGTTGCCGCGCAGAATACGGCCTGGCGTCAGGGGCGTCGCCTGGCACCACGCGGAGCTCAGCAGCAACTGGACGGTACCCGGCGTGCCGGTGCGGACAAGGTACCTGCGCAAGGCGCGGTCAAGGATAGTCTGAGCCTGGTGTCTGCCGAGTCGGGCAAGGCGCGGGGCAAGGGTGCGGCTGGCGACAGCCAGGCGCTGAGCAACAAGCTGGCGGTGACTCAGGAAAGCCTCGATGCGGCCCGGCGTGACAACGCCGAGCTGAAAAGCCGCATGACGGACCTGCAGAGCCAACTGGACAAGCTGCAACGCCTGATCGAATTGAAGAACGACCAGTTGGCCAAGTTGCAGGCGGAAGGGGCGGGTGCCGTGGCGCCAGCACAACCGACCGCGGCCATGCCGGCGCAACTGGCCGAGCAGCCGGCGACCCCGGCGGCGCCAGTGACCGATCCTGCGGCAGCTCCGGGCGAGACCCCGGCTGAAGCGGCACCGGCCCAGGCGCAAACGCCGGCGTCCGATGAAGACAAATTCAACGACCTGCTAACCAACCCGATCCTCCTGGGTCTGGCGGGTGGCGGGGCGATCTTGGTGCTGTTGCTGCTGCTGTTGCTGGCTCGTCGCCGCAAGGCTCAGCTGGAAGCGGAAAAACATCTGCGCATGGCTCGTGCCCTGTCCGAAGAGGCTGAGCTGTCCAAGGATCTGGATCTGCCGGAAAGCAGCTTCGAAGGCCTTGAAGTTCCACCGCCGAGCGTCAAGCTCGCTCCAGCTCCAGCTCCAGCTCCAGCTCCAGCTCCAGTCGTGGCGCCTGTGGTGGCCGCGGCACCGGTGGCTGCCGCAGTCGAGCATCCGGCCGATGTGCTGGATCAGGCCCAGTCCCATATCAATGGCGGTCGCCTGAACCAGGCGGCGGCGATTTTGGAGGAAGCCGTCAAGCTGGAGCCGCAGCGTAGCGAGTTGCGCTTGAAACTGATGGAAGTCTACGGTCATCAGGGCGATCGCAGCGCCTTTGTGGCTGAGGAGCGTCAGTTGGTGGCCAATGGCAAGAACCACGCTGAAGTCGAGCAGCTGAAAAGCCGTTTCCCGGCGATGGCCGCGGTGGCGGCTGCGGGTCTCGGCGCGGCAGCTGCGGCGGCGGCGCTGGATGCTCAATACGTCAAGGAACTGCTGCTCGATGAGCCACAGGAGCCTACGCCGGCACCGGCTGTCGACGACCTGGATACCGATTTCGATCTGAGCCTGGACGATCTGGAGGCGGCCTCTCCGGCGTCGCTGGCGGCTCCGGCTGCTCCTGCTCAAGTTGAGCCCGAGCTGGACGAATTCCCGCTGGATGACGACCTGAGTTTCGAGTCGGTGTTGCAGCAGCAAACCGAAGCCAAGGAAAGCCTGGACGACCTGTCGGATTTCGACCTGGATCTGGGAGAGGATCTGCCTGCCGCTGCGCAAGCCGATGAGGATTTCCTTCTCAGCCTGGATGACGACCTGAAGGATCTGCCGGCTGTCGAGGTGCCTACGGTGACCGAAGCTGCGCTCGACGATCTTGAACTGCCTGCGGACTTCGACTTGTCCCTGGCGGACGAGATGGATGCGCAGCCCGCTGCCAAGGATGCTTTCGCGTCCGAGCTGGACGATGTCAACGCCGAGCTGGATCGCTTGTCGCAAAGCCTCGAACAGCCGGCGCTGGCCGAGCCGACCTTTACCGCGGAAGACGCTGCGGGCAGTGCCGACGAAGGGGATTTCGATTTCCTTTCCGGCGCCGACGAAGTGGCGACCAAGCTCGATCTGGCCCAGGCCTACATCGACATGGGCGATAACGATGGCGCGCGGGATATTCTCGGCGAAGTCATCAGCGAAGGTAATGACGGTCAGAAAAGCGAAGCCAAGGAAATGCTCGCGCGTCTGGTCTGA
- the accD gene encoding acetyl-CoA carboxylase, carboxyltransferase subunit beta — protein sequence MSNWLVDKLIPSIMRSEVKKSSVPEGLWHKCPSCEAVLYRPELEKTLDVCPKCNHHMRIGARARIDIFLDAEGRAELGADLEPVDRLKFRDGKKYKDRLTAAQKQTGEKDALISMSGTLLGMPVVVSAFEFSFMGGSMGAIVGERFVRAANYALEKRCPMICFSASGGARMQEALISLMQMAKTSAVLARLREEGLPFISVLTDPVYGGVSASLAMLGDVIVAEPKALVGFAGPRVIEQTVREKLPEGFQRSEFLLEHGAIDMIIPRQELRPRLGNLLAQLMGLPTPEFVAAPVEAIVVPPVPANI from the coding sequence ATGAGCAACTGGTTAGTAGACAAACTGATCCCTTCGATCATGCGTTCCGAGGTGAAGAAAAGCTCGGTGCCTGAAGGTCTGTGGCACAAGTGCCCATCCTGCGAGGCGGTGCTGTATCGTCCAGAGCTGGAAAAGACCCTGGACGTTTGCCCCAAGTGCAACCATCACATGCGTATCGGCGCTCGCGCCCGTATCGACATTTTCCTCGACGCTGAAGGCCGTGCCGAACTGGGCGCCGACCTGGAGCCGGTAGACCGTCTGAAATTCCGCGACGGCAAGAAGTACAAGGATCGCCTGACCGCGGCCCAGAAGCAGACCGGTGAAAAGGACGCGCTGATTTCCATGAGCGGTACCCTGCTGGGTATGCCGGTGGTGGTGTCGGCGTTCGAGTTCTCCTTCATGGGCGGCTCCATGGGCGCCATCGTTGGCGAGCGTTTTGTGCGTGCCGCCAACTACGCGCTGGAAAAACGTTGCCCTATGATCTGCTTCTCCGCTTCCGGCGGTGCGCGGATGCAGGAGGCGCTGATCTCCCTGATGCAAATGGCCAAGACTTCCGCGGTGCTGGCGCGCCTGCGTGAAGAAGGGCTGCCATTCATTTCCGTGTTGACCGACCCGGTCTACGGTGGCGTTTCCGCCAGTCTGGCGATGCTGGGTGACGTGATTGTCGCTGAACCCAAGGCCCTGGTCGGTTTTGCCGGTCCTCGCGTGATCGAGCAGACCGTGCGTGAAAAACTGCCGGAAGGTTTCCAGCGCAGCGAGTTCCTGCTGGAGCATGGCGCCATCGATATGATCATCCCGCGCCAGGAGCTGCGTCCGCGCCTGGGCAACCTGCTGGCCCAGCTGATGGGGCTGCCGACGCCTGAATTCGTGGCTGCACCTGTCGAGGCGATCGTGGTGCCACCGGTGCCTGCAAACATATGA
- a CDS encoding M24 family metallopeptidase, which produces MTAINKEAVGLAYSLQGMLHAKHKTWEAITQIAARIQPGMLESQARASGLEVLAELGMDRIWHPALVRFGENTLKTFKQRSEGDPALGDNDIFFIDLGVVWDRHEGDCGATFVTGNDPEMHACAAAAQTLFERVRDHWSEHKVAGPALYRYAEEQASAMGWVLNLEIKGHRVSDFPHAIYRAGDLGNFEACPNVGLWILEIQIAHPTRPFGAFYEDLLA; this is translated from the coding sequence ATGACCGCCATCAACAAGGAGGCCGTGGGCCTTGCCTACAGCCTGCAAGGCATGCTCCACGCCAAGCACAAGACCTGGGAAGCCATCACGCAGATAGCCGCACGCATCCAGCCAGGCATGCTCGAATCCCAGGCTCGCGCATCGGGGCTGGAGGTGCTTGCAGAGCTGGGCATGGACAGGATCTGGCATCCGGCGCTGGTGCGCTTTGGCGAAAACACCCTGAAGACCTTCAAGCAACGCTCCGAAGGCGATCCGGCACTGGGTGACAACGACATCTTCTTTATCGACCTGGGGGTGGTCTGGGACCGCCACGAAGGCGATTGCGGCGCCACCTTCGTCACCGGCAACGATCCCGAGATGCACGCCTGCGCCGCGGCAGCCCAAACCCTGTTCGAACGGGTCCGCGATCACTGGAGCGAGCACAAGGTGGCCGGTCCCGCCCTGTATCGCTATGCCGAAGAACAGGCGAGCGCCATGGGCTGGGTGCTGAACCTGGAGATCAAGGGGCATCGGGTCAGCGACTTCCCCCACGCCATCTATCGAGCGGGCGACCTGGGCAACTTCGAGGCGTGCCCCAACGTCGGCCTGTGGATCCTGGAAATCCAGATCGCCCACCCTACCCGGCCGTTCGGTGCCTTCTACGAAGACCTGCTGGCCTAA
- a CDS encoding aspartate-semialdehyde dehydrogenase, with protein MNQSFDIAVIGATGTVGETLVQILEERDFPIANLHLLASSESAGHSVPFRGKNVRVREVDEFDFSKVQLAFFAAGPAVTLSFAPRATAANCAVIDLSGALPSAQAPNLVPEANERELAGLKKPVQLSSPSAAATSLAVVLAPLQALFEIQRVNLTASLAVSTQGREAVTELARQTAELLNARPLEPRFFDRQMAFNLLAQVGTPDEQGHTLLEKRLVRELREVLAQPLLKISVTCVQAPVFFGDSYSVTLQSATAIDLEAVNAALEAAPGIELVEAGDYPTAVGDAVGQDVVYVGRVRAGIDDPAELNLWLTSDNVRKGAALNAVQLAELLIKDLL; from the coding sequence ATGAACCAGTCCTTCGATATCGCCGTGATCGGTGCCACCGGTACTGTCGGCGAAACCCTCGTCCAGATTCTCGAAGAACGCGATTTCCCGATCGCCAACCTGCACTTGCTGGCCAGCAGCGAGTCGGCGGGGCACTCGGTGCCGTTTCGTGGAAAGAATGTGCGGGTGCGCGAGGTCGACGAGTTCGACTTCAGCAAGGTGCAGCTGGCGTTTTTCGCTGCCGGCCCGGCGGTGACCCTGAGCTTCGCCCCGCGGGCGACGGCGGCCAATTGCGCGGTGATCGACCTGTCGGGCGCATTGCCTTCGGCCCAGGCGCCGAATCTGGTGCCGGAAGCCAACGAGCGCGAGCTGGCAGGCCTGAAGAAGCCCGTTCAACTCAGCAGCCCCAGCGCCGCAGCCACCTCGCTGGCAGTGGTCCTGGCGCCGTTGCAGGCCCTGTTCGAGATCCAGCGGGTCAACCTGACCGCCAGCCTGGCGGTGTCCACCCAGGGCCGTGAAGCGGTAACCGAGCTGGCGCGGCAGACGGCCGAACTGCTCAATGCCCGCCCATTGGAACCGCGATTCTTCGACCGGCAGATGGCGTTCAACCTGTTGGCGCAGGTCGGCACGCCCGACGAGCAGGGTCACACCTTGTTGGAAAAACGTCTGGTCCGGGAGTTGCGCGAGGTACTGGCGCAGCCTTTATTAAAGATTTCTGTCACTTGCGTTCAAGCCCCGGTGTTTTTTGGCGATAGCTATAGCGTGACTCTGCAGTCAGCCACGGCAATCGACCTGGAAGCGGTCAATGCCGCGCTTGAAGCGGCTCCAGGCATCGAACTGGTGGAGGCGGGGGACTACCCGACCGCAGTGGGCGATGCAGTGGGACAGGATGTGGTCTACGTTGGTCGGGTGCGTGCGGGGATCGACGACCCGGCGGAACTTAATCTCTGGCTGACGTCAGATAACGTACGCAAAGGGGCCGCCCTTAACGCGGTGCAGCTGGCTGAGTTGTTGATAAAAGACCTTCTGTAA
- a CDS encoding SPOR domain-containing protein, translating to MAMLDNVYKQRMVGALVLVALAVIFLPMLFSREDEQRHVNVEAPAVPQAPAVTQVQVEPVVVPDPQEPVPTDEEVAKQVAPSMPIAPSAPVAPAPAPVSPPVAASKPVAPPPAPTPKPAPAQPIAAAPAKPDATPSRVDANGLSVSWSVQLASLSSRESAENLQKTLRSQGYNAYIRSADGKNRVFVGPLIERAEADRLRDLLSRQQNLKGFVVRFQPERG from the coding sequence ATGGCTATGCTGGATAACGTCTACAAGCAGCGAATGGTTGGGGCCCTGGTTCTGGTGGCGTTGGCGGTGATTTTCCTGCCGATGCTGTTTTCCCGTGAAGATGAGCAGCGGCATGTCAATGTCGAAGCGCCAGCAGTGCCTCAGGCACCTGCGGTAACCCAGGTGCAGGTCGAGCCGGTCGTGGTGCCCGATCCGCAGGAGCCGGTACCCACCGATGAAGAGGTGGCCAAGCAGGTCGCGCCTTCGATGCCGATTGCTCCAAGCGCCCCAGTTGCTCCAGCCCCGGCTCCGGTGTCGCCGCCAGTCGCCGCGAGCAAGCCAGTGGCTCCGCCGCCAGCACCAACGCCTAAACCGGCTCCGGCCCAGCCGATTGCCGCGGCACCGGCCAAGCCCGATGCGACTCCAAGCCGTGTCGATGCGAATGGCCTGTCGGTCAGTTGGTCGGTGCAACTGGCCAGCCTGTCCAGTCGGGAAAGTGCTGAAAACCTGCAGAAAACCCTGCGCAGCCAGGGTTACAACGCCTATATCCGTTCCGCCGATGGCAAAAATCGGGTGTTCGTCGGTCCGTTGATCGAGCGGGCCGAGGCGGACCGCCTGCGCGATTTGCTGAGCCGTCAGCAGAACCTCAAGGGCTTTGTCGTGCGCTTCCAGCCTGAGCGTGGTTAA
- the folC gene encoding bifunctional tetrahydrofolate synthase/dihydrofolate synthase, translated as MTERTLGDWLAYLEQLHPSAIDMGLERSQEVASRMGLGRLAPRVITVTGTNGKGSTCAFVASLLRAQGLKIGVYNSPHLLRYNERVQIDGVEASDAELCEAFVAVEAGRGEISLTYFEMGTLAAFWLFQRAGLDAVVLEVGLGGRLDAVNLVDADLALVTSIGVDHADYLGDTRESVAFEKAGIFRQGAPALCGDLNPPQPLLDKARELNCPFFLRGRDFDLGITEVNWQWRGLDARGNAVELRDLPLLDLPMENAALALQAYLLLGLPWQAERIAEALRQTRVVGRLDRRQFEWQGKRLNLLLDVGHNPHAAEYLAERLIRRPVAGKRLAVFGLLADKDLEGVVARLDACVEHWAVAPLDSARARPVADLQAALENLGASVTSYESVAAALEGQCAQATAEDEILLFGSFYCVAEALEWLARRSTEEAAHGYAG; from the coding sequence ATGACCGAACGTACCCTTGGCGACTGGCTTGCCTACCTTGAGCAGTTGCATCCGTCAGCCATCGACATGGGGCTGGAGCGCTCGCAAGAAGTAGCGTCCCGCATGGGATTGGGCAGGTTGGCGCCTCGGGTTATCACGGTGACCGGTACCAACGGCAAGGGTTCTACCTGCGCGTTCGTGGCCTCCTTGCTGCGAGCCCAGGGGCTGAAGATCGGGGTCTACAATTCTCCCCATCTGCTGCGCTACAACGAGCGCGTGCAGATCGATGGCGTCGAAGCCAGCGATGCCGAGCTGTGCGAGGCCTTTGTCGCGGTCGAAGCCGGGCGCGGTGAAATTTCCCTGACCTATTTCGAGATGGGCACTTTGGCGGCCTTCTGGCTGTTCCAGCGTGCCGGTCTCGATGCGGTGGTGCTGGAAGTCGGCCTGGGCGGGCGCCTCGATGCGGTCAACCTGGTGGATGCTGATCTGGCGCTGGTCACCAGTATCGGCGTCGACCATGCCGATTACCTGGGCGACACCCGTGAATCCGTGGCCTTCGAGAAGGCCGGCATTTTCCGCCAGGGTGCGCCTGCGCTCTGCGGTGACCTGAATCCTCCTCAACCCCTGCTGGATAAGGCGCGTGAGTTGAACTGCCCGTTCTTCCTGCGGGGTCGTGATTTCGACCTGGGAATTACTGAGGTGAACTGGCAGTGGCGCGGTCTCGATGCGCGGGGCAATGCCGTCGAGCTGCGCGACTTGCCGCTGCTCGATCTGCCCATGGAGAACGCCGCGCTGGCCTTGCAGGCCTATTTGCTGCTGGGGCTGCCTTGGCAGGCCGAGCGCATCGCCGAAGCCTTGCGGCAGACGCGAGTGGTCGGGCGCCTGGATCGCCGTCAGTTCGAATGGCAGGGCAAGCGCCTGAACCTGCTGTTGGATGTCGGGCACAACCCCCATGCCGCGGAGTATCTGGCCGAGCGCCTGATACGCCGACCAGTGGCGGGCAAGCGCCTGGCGGTATTCGGCCTGTTGGCGGACAAGGATCTGGAGGGTGTGGTTGCTCGTCTGGATGCCTGTGTCGAGCATTGGGCGGTGGCGCCACTGGATTCTGCTCGAGCGCGTCCCGTTGCGGACTTGCAGGCGGCACTGGAGAACCTTGGGGCTTCGGTAACGTCTTATGAGAGTGTGGCTGCTGCGCTGGAAGGGCAGTGCGCGCAGGCTACGGCCGAAGACGAGATTCTGCTGTTCGGATCTTTTTATTGTGTTGCCGAGGCGCTCGAGTGGCTCGCCCGGCGCTCCACGGAGGAAGCTGCACATGGCTATGCTGGATAA
- the truA gene encoding tRNA pseudouridine(38-40) synthase TruA, with translation MAAAGFFRIALGVEYKGSRYRGWQRQASGVPSVQETLEKALSRVADSPVLLSCAGRTDAGVHACGQVVHFDTQAERSMKAWVMGANINLPHDISVSWAKVMPAHFHARFKAIARRYRYVIYNDQIRPAHLNEEITWNHRPLDVERMAEAAQHLVGTHDFSAFRAGQCQAKSPIKEIHHLRVTQHGKMIVLDIRASAFLHHMVRNIAGVLMTIGAGERPVEWAREVLESRIRRTGGVTAHPFGLYLVQVEYHDEFELPERYIGPHFLTGFSELDG, from the coding sequence ATGGCGGCCGCAGGCTTTTTCAGAATCGCGTTGGGTGTCGAATACAAGGGCTCGCGTTATCGCGGCTGGCAGCGTCAGGCTTCCGGTGTCCCAAGTGTCCAGGAAACCCTCGAAAAGGCGCTGTCCCGAGTGGCGGACTCGCCGGTGCTGCTGTCTTGCGCCGGGCGTACCGACGCCGGCGTGCACGCCTGCGGGCAGGTGGTGCACTTCGATACCCAGGCCGAGCGTTCGATGAAGGCGTGGGTGATGGGGGCCAATATCAACCTGCCCCACGACATCAGCGTGAGCTGGGCCAAGGTCATGCCGGCGCATTTTCATGCGCGGTTCAAGGCGATTGCCCGCCGCTATCGCTACGTGATCTACAACGACCAGATCCGTCCGGCGCACCTGAACGAGGAGATCACCTGGAATCATCGTCCGCTGGATGTCGAGCGGATGGCCGAGGCGGCCCAGCATCTGGTGGGTACCCATGATTTCAGCGCATTCCGCGCCGGACAGTGCCAGGCCAAGTCGCCGATCAAGGAGATTCACCATCTGCGGGTCACCCAGCACGGCAAGATGATTGTCCTGGATATCCGCGCCAGCGCGTTCCTGCATCACATGGTGCGCAATATCGCCGGGGTGTTGATGACCATCGGCGCGGGCGAGCGTCCGGTCGAATGGGCCAGGGAAGTGCTGGAGAGCAGGATTCGCCGCACAGGCGGGGTGACGGCGCATCCTTTCGGGCTGTATCTGGTACAGGTCGAGTATCACGATGAGTTCGAGTTGCCCGAGCGATACATCGGGCCACATTTCCTTACCGGCTTCTCGGAACTTGACGGCTGA